In Magnolia sinica isolate HGM2019 chromosome 12, MsV1, whole genome shotgun sequence, a single genomic region encodes these proteins:
- the LOC131220056 gene encoding disease resistance protein RPS5-like translates to MGWPTRVLNRPYFLGSRATRGFIPDGQCGSHEFAFIIWVVVSKELNVEKIQKDIGKRLGLSWEENESNNETRARDIYKVLSRKKFMLLFDDTWKSLDLEMIGIPHPNSHNKSKDIPALAMRITKECKGLPLALITIGRAMACKKTPQEWEHAISVLSKSKPPSEISGMDDEMLLHLKYSYDNLGGDMIKSY, encoded by the exons ATGGGATGGCCCACCCGAGTGTTGAATCGGccttattttttgggatcaagggcAACAAGGGGTTTTAtacctgatggacagtgtggatctcatgAATTTGCTTTCATCATTTGGGTGGTGGTGTCTAAAGAGTTAAATGTGGAAAAGATTCAGAAGGATATTGGTAAGCGGTTGGGCTTGTCTTGGGAAGAGAATGAAAGCAACAATGAGACACGGGCTCGAGACATTTACAAGGTCTTGAGCAGGAAGAAATTCATGCTGTTGTTTGATGATACATGGAAATCGTTGGATCTAGAGATGATCGGAATTCCTCATCCAAACAGCCATAACAAGAGCAAG GACATACCGGCCCTTGCTATGAGGATTACCAAAGAGTGCAAAGGTCTGCCCCTTGCGCTAATAACCATCGGGCGGGCCATGGCATGCAAGAAGACACCACAGGAATGGGAGCATGCAATATCAGTTCTTAGCAAGAGCAAGCCACCATCAGAGATATCAGGTATGGATGATGAAATGCTTTTGCATTTGAAATACAGTTATGATAATCTGGGTGGTGACATGATTAAATCATATTAG